The Gemmatimonas sp. UBA7669 genome window below encodes:
- a CDS encoding ubiquinol-cytochrome c reductase iron-sulfur subunit, translating into MTIESDSHATPHNAAASSCEACQNVGSRRAFFAELATLGAGALAAAVAVGLASPVWSPLYALPNEGPAAGAPRTVRYPVPAGDSVSIDKQHEVILCRKGAEVFAFALSCPHQNTALRSLPRNTGFQCPRHKSKYAADGAFQSGKATRNMDRLPISLEGAQIVVDPATLIKSDTDPAGWAAALVRV; encoded by the coding sequence GTGACCATCGAGTCTGACTCGCACGCGACGCCACACAACGCCGCAGCCTCCTCCTGCGAGGCCTGCCAGAACGTGGGTTCGCGCCGCGCATTCTTCGCGGAACTGGCCACCCTCGGGGCCGGGGCGCTCGCCGCCGCTGTAGCCGTGGGGCTCGCCAGTCCCGTGTGGAGTCCGCTCTACGCGCTGCCAAACGAAGGCCCCGCCGCCGGAGCGCCCCGTACCGTGCGCTATCCTGTGCCGGCGGGCGATTCGGTCTCCATCGACAAGCAGCACGAGGTCATTCTCTGTCGGAAGGGCGCCGAGGTCTTTGCCTTCGCGCTGTCCTGCCCGCATCAGAACACGGCGCTGCGCAGCCTGCCCCGCAACACCGGCTTCCAGTGCCCCAGGCACAAGTCCAAATATGCCGCAGATGGTGCCTTCCAGAGCGGCAAGGCCACGCGCAACATGGACCGTCTCCCGATTAGTTTGGAGGGAGCTCAGATCGTCGTCGATCCGGCCACGCTCATCAAGAGCGACACCGACCCCGCCGGATGGGCGGCGGCCCTCGTGCGCGTCTGA